The nucleotide sequence gcatcacACAAGGCTAGGTTCTGTTCCATTATTCTGAAGTTTTGCAAGTGCAGGACATCTTGGATATCTTGAATCTTTGCAGTTTTAATGCCTTGATCCATAATACTTCAGTGTTTTTAGAGCCTATGTTGCtgccattttggcccattgtcCTTggacaaatgaaataaaaacatgttttCCTGCATAAAAAAAGTTGCCTTTAAGGTAACACCCTGCAGATTTCTAAGAAGTTTTGACAGTTCATTCAAATAGCCTTTGGATTATGTAATTGTGCGATTCGACATTGACTTGCCGTCTTCGGAAACTGTTCTTAAGTGGTTGTAGTGGCAGctttggaatgcagaataaatcttGGGGTGACTGCCTGTGGCATGATATGTCTAGTTCTTGGTGGAAGGTCAGAAGATTTGAATGTGTGATTCGACAGGATGACTCTGAGAAATGCACAAAGTATATAATTCCACTGGTAATTTTGGGTTTGGTTCTCCCCTGGAAAGTGTTCATTAAAAGTGCATAGcagcaattaaaaacattttatccACTGATGTCAGGAACACTCCTTTAGGTTGTTGGTTGGGCAATGTGTCAGAAGTTTTTAACATCTTGAGCTGCTAAAAGAAATTTTTAGCCTATGTTGCtgccattttggcccattgtcCTTggacaaatgaaataaaaacatgttttCCTGCATAAAAAAAGTTGCCTTTAAGGTAACACCCTGCAGATTTCTAAGAAGTTTTGACAGGTCTAGGTTCTGAATAAATTGTCAAGCACATGAGCCCATTGGTTTATGTAAACTGAGGCTAATTCTAAACAAAGTTGTCATTTTGACTTGAGCGGTCAGCAAAGTTCATCATTACAATATATTCAATCTGGACCTCATCTTTCATTCATACCTTTGGTGATTCATTTTTAACTGTCTCAGAAAATTGGGGTGCTGAAGGTTTAAGTATTCCCTTGGAATCAAAGACAGTATACTtgcattctggttttgtgggttctgaggtaactgatgagacCAGTGTGAGAACTGCATACTCTCCACAGATGGACCGGGAGGAGGTGACACAGCTGTGCTATTGACAGTTTGTGGGATTGCGAGCATTTTCTGCTATTTACACTCAATACTGTGGATGCTCTATGGTTGATTTAAAGTTGATTGCAGTGTAGAGGTTTTAAAAACCCCTTGTTCATCAGTTTTATTCTTGTAATGTTTTTCCAACAAATTTTAATTTCTCACCTATAGTGTTTGTACATCTGCAGTACTTACCAGAATCAACATTCATGCTGATGAAATAAATTAATGAATGTTGGTTAGAAACTGTTTGAAGCTTTTGCCATGTTTTAAATGCAGCATTATATAAAGAGCCTTGCCCTGACACCATCCCACCTTCCTACCAGGCATGAAAGAATGATGGTTTACCATGTTTACTGGGGTGCCTTAACTATTTTATAGTTCATTATTCATGCAATAATAGTTAAATTATCAAAAAGCATGTTAGCACCAAAGCTTTTAGTTAGATTAGAACAAAATTGGAATGCAGTAGTGAAGTTGGTCAGTGAACAGGATGTGGGACAGGTGGACAGATTTGAAAGTTTGACATTGAGAAGGTCGGCATCACTGCTTGTGGATGGAGAATTTCTCCATCTGAACTTCAACAAGCAGCCTCTGCTATGTGCAggaacattaactttatttcaaaCCACAGGAGAAATTATGAATATCTGCACTGGTGCTTTCTCATAGCCTTCTCTTTTGAATTCTGAACTATGGACATCAGACTGTAAATATTATAGTGCATATTTCAAGAATAAGACACATCTTCTTGGGACTGAGGTGCTGTTCAATAAATGCTGCATTCGAAGCATCTTGATGTACGGCAGGTAAGCATGGACCATGTACAGCCGCCATAAAAGAAAGCTCAACAATTTCCATCTTCAGTGTCTGCAGTGTTCTTGGCATCTCACTGAAGGAAAATGTTTCCAGCACAGCAGTCCTTTCAGAAGCTAAGATGCCAAGCACCCCAGCATTCATCAAGCAAAGAAGACTTCACTGGCTCAGGCATGTGTAGTGGATGAAAGATGGCCACATCCCCAACAACTTGGAAAGGCAGCCAAGCCAAATGACCAGCAGGGTGCCCAAAGCTCCATTTTAAGGATGTTAGTAAAAGAGATACAACACCCTTCAATGTTGATTATACTGTAGCTGATGACAGCAAACAACAACATTAGCTGTGAAATGGGATGAACACAATGACAATCTGTGATTTCAACAACTCCAAAGTAGAGGCCAGCAATGGAAGGCCACAGAACCATAGATCATACTTTGTCATGGTCAGTGACATTTTCATTTGTGGCACTTGTGGCAGACTCTCTTTCCAGAATTGGTTTATTTACTGATCAGTGAAGGTTGAAAGCTGTGTATACATTATCTTGCATTGATGGGAAGTTACCAACAATTTCCAGATTTATCCCAGCCTACATGTGCATGCTTTCTGCATTTTACTGCAATAATTTTCACTGTTTATTCACTTTCTTTTCAAGATGTGGTTATGGGGGACTCTTAACGTGGTTGACAAAGGTCTAGAAATTAATTTGTGGAGGCTGGGAAAGGAGCAGGGCTTGTCTGCGGTGCTGGTGTATGTGAAGGGATGGGGATTCTGAAACCATTGCCTCAGTTATTGCCCCTTGGAGACTGGAATGCTGAGGTCCAAGCATTAGGAGGCCAGCAGTAACATTGGGGAGTGGTGGTTTAGGTTGGTGCAAAGTAAGGTACAGCTAGAAAGCTGAAAGGTAAAGGACTTGCCTGAAGTGGACCCCAGTCCAGCATTGATTTGGGAAGATGTTGTTGTtctgggattggtattggtttattgttgtcacttgtaccaaggtacagtgaaaagcttgtcttgcatactgatcgtacaggtcaattcattacacagtgcagttacattgagttagtacagagtgcattgaggtagtacaggtaaaaacaataagggtacagagtaaagtgtcacagctacagagaaagtgcagtgcaataaggtgcaaggccacaacaaggtagatcgtgaggtcatagtccatctcattgtataagggaaccgttcaatagtcttatcacagtgggatagaagctgtccttaagtctggtggtacgtgccctcaggctcctgtatcttctacccgatggaagagtagagaagagggaatgtcccgggtgggtggggtctttgattatgctggctgctttgccaagacaatgagaggtaaagacagagtccaaggaggggaggctggtatctgtgatgcactgggctgtgtccacaactctctgcagcttcttgcggtcttgggcagagcagttgccgtaccaagccatgatacatccagataggatgctttctatggtgcatcggtaaaagttggtgagagtcaaagaatCAACTAGTTTGAACCAAGTTCCCATATGGTGCTCTgaaagaaacccacacagggaAGGACATCATACTGTGACCCTAGAAGCAGAAATTGTGTCAAGATTCAAGGATGACTTGTGTCAGAAGGTGCCCAGTCAAATTTTCAGAATGgtagaaaataatgtggaaatcaTGATTCTCGTGTTTCATCCCCTGCTGTAAAGAGCAGCATTACGTGatgtgaatttctaggcaataaagCTTAGTTTTGGTGGAACCTTGAGTTTGAAAATTAATAGGTCAAAACTTTCCTATAACGAATGCAACTGAACGcttaaaacattttcaatgtGTAAGTTATTGTTCAAACAGATATGCTTATTGAAATATTTCCTTCACTTGTAGGTCTTATGATTAGGCCAAAAGTAGGATCCGCCCTAGAAATTGTATTTAACAAATCTGATGCTAAGTCTTATGAAAAATATGTGGCAGCTCTTGACGGGTTTCTAAAACGTAAGTATTgatcaatttaaaaatttttcaGTATTCTTTGTGCATAATTCATTCTAACTGAAATACTTCTTTTTAAATAGCTTATGATGATTTGATACAAGCACAAAAAAATATTCTTTGCCATCCTGGAAGTTATCTTACACAGCCTGAGAGTATATCGGAGAAAAAGGCCTGTCAATTTAACCGCACAATGCTTGGTGAATGTTCTGGAACCAATAATGGGAGTTTTGGCTATGGTGAGGGAAAACCATGTGTCCTTGTTAAAATGAATAGGGTAAGTGCTTCTCAAATATCTGTTTGGAAAATATGTTCAACCAGCTGCTTTTTGGAACTCATTCTGTGATCTTTTCTCTTCTAGATAATTGGACTAGAAGTAGGTGCAGGAAGTAATCCTACAGTAAACTGTACATCCAAGGTTAGTTGTAAACCAATTGTGTGTTGGGTTCTCTTTTTGTTAAATCTTGTCTTAGCTTTAGATGTATCTTCCAAGTCTTGGCTAAAAGTGGTGATAATTGTTTAGACATCTGTGGTTGAGTTCACCCCTTTCCACCTGAATGCCCACCACCCATCCCTACCAACCTCTTCCCCCAGCAAATCCAGTGAAACCATCTTCACTTTTATTATGGAACTAAGTTTGTGGAAGAATCCTTCAGATCTTAAACTTCAGACGTTCACCGTATTAGCAACACAAGCTTGGCAAATTGATTCAGAATTGCCACTTTTACAAACTACTTTTCTAGTACACCCATAGCTTCCAGTTTTATAATGCTACATCCCAAACtttaattatttcactttttttggtATTTTTgagcttttaatttttaatactCTTATTTTCTGATCTGCCCAACCTAAAGCTCCACTGCCCTCCTGGCATGACCACAAGCTGAAGACTTTGCATTGTCCAGGACCAGATGCAGCCTGAGCTCTGCAGTCTTTCCTACAGTCCTGAAATGGTTTGTGTTTACAGTATTAGATATTGGcacatatatataatatatatatatgtatgttgTGTAGTATAGATATAAAATATCTCATCTGTATATGAGAGAGAGATTTACAGTATAATGCTGGAATTTCATTTTGGAATTTATATGATCACCAGTTGTATTGCATAACAGTTCCTTTGGTCAACCAACTTATAGACAGAAAATTTAAAGTTGGCTATTATGCAATTATAATTTAGCATTAATATAATTTCATATGTGGATGTTTATGTAGAATGGAATAAAATCAATTTGATTTTACATCTAGATATCAACAGAGGTTTTTTTCTTTTCTATAGTTGTCCTGCAGATCTGCTTTAATGCATTCCAAGTAGTTGACCATTAATGCAGCATTACTTATATGGTTATTATTCCCTGGACACTTGGTCAATCTACTGCTTTGTAGGTCAGTCCCAGCTTCCCAGTTTCTCCAAGCACAAGCTTGATCCTTGTGCACCGCCTCCTGTTCTTCACCCTGACCTAGCTTCTCTTCCCACTCATGAGCTGCCTCAGGTACCACTACCAAAGAATCACGATACTTTATGCACTTATTAAAGATTTGGACCTTCAAGTCTTCCTCTGGGTCTCCATGACTGGTGAGAGCACAAGGATAATGGGATAGATATAGAAAGGGTGCACAAGTATGTAAGATATCAAACACGTGAGTAAAGACAGCAGAAACTTCTATTTTGAAAAGCAACATACGAGAGGCTGAAAAAGAGAGGTGCAGGAAAGACAGAAGAATTGGGGAGAGACTTGCATAAACAGTGAGCAACATCTGTAGATCTGGAGATAACCATAGTAGATAACGGATAAGAAATAGAATGACTGTGACAGATCAGAAAAGAATGAAAGTAAGATATACAAGAAGAGGTATACATTTTCCTTGCCATTAGGAATACTGTGGGAACTGACTGGTAAGTACCATTAAAGTGAATGAAATGTTGTTTCGTTTTTCAAAATACAAGCATTTTTACCATACATTAATtatattattttctttatattCCCCTACTTCAGGTCTCTGTACCACCTATGCTAAGCACTCCCACTCAAAAATAATCCTTGTTTCACTCACTTTAGGCCATTGTCTTTGTATGATTCGGCTATTGCTGTACTTGAGATGCTGGTCAATAGAAGTTGACAAGACCCTTGAATGCCTCTCTACCTGTTTCCCTCCTAGTGGTAAAATGTTCAGATCTATAGCAATAAAAGCACAATGTTATAAATACtctgaggtcaggcagcacctgtggagagggaaatgttAATGTAGAAAGAATGGCATGAAGACTTTCTAGGAGTGAGTCTATAGCCTCTTTCTGTTGTGAAACCTGGAGCTTGTTCTTTAGTTTAGGCTCTGAATCTACACTGGCCAATGTGTTCACTGGCTCTGGGGAACaggggttgagggggtgggggggcataTTTCAATAacctctctctacctccctccaGCCAGGAATAGCATTCAGTGCAATCTCGATATATGTTTCTGCTTTTGATCTGGATTCATTCTTTGGCTTACTTCTGGTCCAGCACACATCTAAAGTAAAAGTCCTATGGACAGTAGAAATTTCAGTCTGGGCCTCTTCTGCACACTATGATTAACTGTTATCAGTGATCATTTTGTCTctgaaaacttgctcctcaggagGTACCAACACCAGCCTGTGCATCTTGTCAGCAGAAGCCTATTtggtgtttggggggtgggggtataTCCTGTAAGCAGTTAGAGTTGATTAATGGAGCTTGGATGAAGAGGGGGAATAGAGTTAAATGCAAGTTCTGAAACGTTGTGGAAATGTGCTTCCTCCTGACTCAGTAAATAAGTGATAAGATGGACTAAACAAATTTGAAAACACTTACCTTGGTTAAGGAAGAGCAGTGCGGCAGGGACACCAGGGCAAGTCATTACTtccactccacccccaccacactgtaacactttaatgtAGTTAGCCTTGCCCACATTTTTCTATTTGATATTAGTGATCATGGATTTAAAGAGAAGAATGATTGGACGAAGTTAAATGAAATGCAAAGAAATTGTCAGAATGATGACTTGATTTAGTTgaggagttagaacagaatctaaGTTGGAGATTTCATTGCAGTGTACAGGGAATGCTATCCATCAGGTGAGCCTTTGaatattatttttgttctaatggaACTCATAGAACTATGTCTATGATGTGGTGAAAGTGGCATTGCTCATGGAATATTTAATAACATTTGTTTCAAATTACATGCACAATATACTGTAAACGTTTGCTCAAATAGTCCTTTCTGCACCAACCTTGAGTGATTGCTTTGAACCAAGATGTTTGAAGCTGTAGTGGGAATAACAATAAAGTGGCATAAAATCAATGGGACAGGAGGTTTATCGCCACCTAGACAACTACATGTGTCAATCTCTGGCTCTCAACAGAAAGTGCCTGACCCTTTCAAAATGCCTTCTGCAAATGTTTTTATGCATGGTTTAAGGAATATATTAAATGGTTAGGATGACAAATTTAGGTGTTTTGAATCCCTGTCCTCCCAATTAAAAATACTATCTGTAACATTCCAGTTACATTGCTGCCTGTTGGGCCGCTGCAGGTGGATACAAAAACTTTTTTTAGAGGAGAAATTCTGTCCCTCTGTAAAGCTAGTATCAGTAACTACTCATAGTTCCCATAAGCTCATGTAATCTTGGTTCCAAACATGTATATGGCTGTTGAAATTTGAACATGAAATATTTATAGCTACTTGGTGACTATAACATTGAATTATTGTTCATTGCTTTCTTTattcatcattttattttatttccacacTGCAAACTTGCAACCAGGTAAAACCTTCAGGTACCTCCAGGGTCCAGCACTCACTAAATAATAACTTCAAAAGCTGCAGTAAGTGCATGTTTAAACATTCCAAACACACAGACTTTAAAAACATcatgtttcaaaatgtttttattttcttggtGGGGCATGGTAataaattcagtttaaaaaatgGCAACAAATCTTCAGAATTAAGATTCCGCTTGCATTGTGAAGGTAGACTAGTTTCTTCTGTAGATCTCCAGCTTGTGCATAATGACCATAAGTTAAAGTTAGTAGGAATAATCTTATTTTGTTGCCTCAACCCAGAATCATTTAATACTTTTCTTGGTGACGACTTTCTCATTTCCTGCATTCCTTTGGAGTGGAATGGTTTACAGAGCAATATAAACTTTCATACGTCCTCCAGAACGTCTCTCTTCTGTCTATTTACTAATCTTTAATAGCAGGACTAGTGGACAGGTGTTCAGGTGGTTCTGAATTTTGAGCATATCAATTCAATATATGTAGCCACATTAAAAGTGCAGGTGTCCTGTATGAACCTGTAATGGGAAACCAAATAGGTTTAATGCTTGGTTGATTTTTGGATCATAGAATCTATAATGAATCTGAAAGAGGTGGATACAGtattctctcattcatgtggatGGTAGCACTGCTGGTAAGGCCAAAATATATTGCTCCTTCCAGTGAGTCAGAAGTTAGGAACTGTTGCTCTTGTGttgaaggtgctctcacaataCAAATAGATtaggagttctaggattttgacaaTAAGAGCTCAGCAGTATGCCCACCTTGAATGGCTGCTGTGTATTCCACACCAGACCTTGAGTAATATGTGTCCTTTTGGTCTCCGTAAccaagattcaccagattaatttgtTGAAAAATAAGGAATGAAGTGGTTGTCCTATAAAGGAGAGAGCAGGTAGGATTGGCTTACATTCACTGAAAAAGAAGTGATCTCACTGACACGCAACATTCTTAGGCTTATTGATGACTTCTCAAGGTGCTGACTTCTCAACggaagagtccagaaccagagggcactgcCTCAGCATAGCAGGTCAGCCTTTTAGGACCAAGGTGAGGAGAAGTGTCTTTGCTCGGAGGACTATGACTCTTTGAGAGCCCTGGAAGGCTGTGGATGATGAATCAGCAAGTATGTTCTAGacaggtagataattttttttattagagtAGTTGAAGGATGTAAGGAAAAGGTAAGAAAATTGGCAAACATTgcaatcagccacgatcgaactgaattcaacaatttcagcggGCCATATGACCTATTTGTGCTATTTTTATGTAGACCCTCCTCAGCTCATAagcacctgacttatgtacagcctgtacatatgaatgaacGTTTGGGatactggtgggatggatttggcggctgctgtggggctacaagcatcttctgccacctgggagcTCGGTTTATGGCTACATTTCCAAATTGCGGACTGTTTGGGTTAcgagcagttcacaggaacggaaccctgccataGCCTGTATTCCATTTATTCCCATGGAGCATGGTTCTCATAGCAAGATGAACATTTAATGCTCATCCCTAACTGTTCTCGAGAAATTAATGGTGAGCTGTATCCTTGATTCACTGCAGTCATCCTGCTGAAGATTCTCCCACAGAACCATCAGGTGGGGAGtgacaggattttgacccaacaacAATGGAATAGCGATACATTATAGAtaagatggtgtgcaacttggaggagaaatTGGAGCTGATGATGATCCCATATCCCATGAAACTGCTCCCCTTGCCCCTCTGGCTAATTTGTACACATTGCAACCATGGTCTGCTGG is from Pristis pectinata isolate sPriPec2 chromosome 6, sPriPec2.1.pri, whole genome shotgun sequence and encodes:
- the atp1b3a gene encoding sodium/potassium-transporting ATPase subunit beta-3a isoform X2, with protein sequence MADKDVKKDFEQESGGWKNFIYNPETGQFMGRTASSWGLMIRPKVGSALEIVFNKSDAKSYEKYVAALDGFLKPYDDLIQAQKNILCHPGSYLTQPESISEKKACQFNRTMLGECSGTNNGSFGYGEGKPCVLVKMNRIIGLEVGAGSNPTVNCTSKKEPYVDMQYFGSFDKMYYPYYGKKAHVNYSQPLVAVKLLLGANDTNKDLMIECKITGTNLKNNDDRDRFLGRVAFRVHVAE